The following coding sequences lie in one Paenibacillus durus ATCC 35681 genomic window:
- the sdhA gene encoding succinate dehydrogenase flavoprotein subunit, with amino-acid sequence MATADIIIVGGGLAGLMATIKAAEAGVHVHLFSLVPVKRSHSVCAQGGINGAVNTKGEGDSPWVHFDDTVYGGDFLANQPPVKAMCEAAPGIIHLMDRMGVMFNRTPEGLLDFRRFGGTKHHRTAYAGATTGQQLLYALDEQVRRWEVEGFVTKHENWEFLSAVIDDEGVCRGIAAQDLRTMAIETFPADAVILASGGPGIIFGKTTNSVINTGTAASAVYQQGVHYANGEFIQIHPTAIPGDDKLRLMSESARGEGGRIWTYKDGKPWYFLEEKYPAYGNLVPRDIATREIFNVCVDQGLGINGENMVYLDLSHKDPKELDVKLGGIIEIYEKFMGDDPRKIPMKIFPAVHYSMGGMWVDYNQMTNIPGLFAAGECEYQYHGANRLGANSLVSAIFGGMVSGPKAVEYIKGLKKSVQDVSTSVFDRYRRVQQEKYESLLGMSGTENAYVLHKELGEWMTANMTVVRHNVKLEATIGKIKELKERYRNINMSDTSGWNNQGVAFTRQLWNMLELAEAMTLGALLRNESRGAHYKPEFPKRNDEEFLKTTKASWTPDGPKISYEDVDVSLIPPRVRDYSKDK; translated from the coding sequence TCGGTCTGCGCGCAAGGCGGCATCAACGGCGCCGTCAACACGAAGGGCGAGGGCGACTCGCCGTGGGTGCATTTTGACGATACCGTATATGGCGGTGATTTTCTCGCCAATCAGCCTCCGGTCAAGGCGATGTGCGAGGCGGCCCCGGGCATCATCCATCTGATGGACCGAATGGGCGTCATGTTCAACCGCACGCCGGAGGGACTGCTCGACTTCCGCCGGTTCGGCGGGACGAAGCATCACCGGACGGCCTATGCGGGCGCGACGACCGGGCAGCAGCTCTTGTACGCGCTCGACGAGCAGGTGCGACGCTGGGAGGTTGAAGGATTTGTAACGAAGCATGAGAACTGGGAATTCCTCTCCGCTGTGATCGACGATGAAGGCGTCTGCCGTGGAATCGCCGCCCAGGATTTACGCACGATGGCGATCGAGACATTCCCGGCGGACGCGGTCATTCTGGCGAGCGGCGGTCCGGGGATTATTTTCGGCAAGACGACCAACTCGGTCATCAACACCGGCACAGCCGCAAGCGCCGTGTACCAGCAGGGTGTACATTACGCGAACGGGGAGTTCATCCAGATTCATCCGACGGCCATTCCCGGCGACGACAAGCTGCGGCTGATGAGCGAATCGGCGCGCGGCGAAGGCGGGCGCATCTGGACCTACAAGGACGGCAAGCCGTGGTACTTCCTAGAGGAAAAATATCCGGCCTACGGCAACCTGGTGCCCCGCGATATTGCCACCCGTGAGATTTTTAACGTCTGCGTCGATCAGGGGCTCGGCATTAATGGTGAGAACATGGTCTATCTGGACCTGTCGCATAAAGACCCGAAAGAGCTGGACGTCAAGCTTGGCGGCATTATCGAGATTTACGAGAAGTTCATGGGCGACGATCCGCGCAAAATCCCGATGAAAATCTTCCCGGCGGTCCATTATTCCATGGGCGGCATGTGGGTCGATTACAATCAGATGACGAATATACCCGGCCTGTTTGCGGCGGGCGAATGCGAATACCAATATCACGGAGCGAACCGGCTGGGCGCGAACTCGCTGGTGTCGGCCATTTTCGGCGGCATGGTGTCGGGGCCAAAGGCCGTGGAATATATCAAGGGGCTGAAAAAATCGGTACAGGACGTGTCCACTTCGGTGTTCGACAGATACCGGCGTGTGCAGCAGGAGAAATACGAATCGCTGCTCGGCATGAGCGGAACGGAGAACGCCTACGTCCTCCATAAGGAGCTGGGCGAGTGGATGACTGCCAACATGACGGTGGTCCGTCATAACGTGAAGCTTGAGGCGACCATAGGCAAAATCAAGGAACTGAAGGAGCGCTACCGTAACATTAACATGAGCGATACCTCGGGCTGGAACAATCAAGGCGTCGCCTTTACCCGTCAGTTGTGGAACATGCTGGAACTGGCGGAGGCGATGACGCTGGGCGCGCTGCTGCGCAATGAAAGCCGGGGCGCGCATTACAAGCCGGAATTTCCGAAGCGCAACGACGAGGAGTTCCTGAAGACGACCAAGGCGTCATGGACGCCGGACGGGCCGAAGATCTCGTACGAAGACGTTGACGTATCGCTGATTCCTCCACGGGTCCGCGACTATTCCAAGGACAAATAA